A single region of the Melopsittacus undulatus isolate bMelUnd1 chromosome 10, bMelUnd1.mat.Z, whole genome shotgun sequence genome encodes:
- the LOC101880811 gene encoding RNA-binding protein 12 isoform X1: MAVVIRLQGLPIVAGTMDIRHFFSGLTIPDGGVHIVGGELGEAFIVFATDEDARLGMMRTGGTIKGSKVTLLLSSKTEMQNMIELSRRRFETANLDMPPANASRSGPPPSSGMSGRVNLPTTVPNFNNPSPSVVTAATTVHESNKNIPTFSTASMGSAPPNLGSTFGSPTFSSTIPSTASPMNTVPPPPIPPIPAMPSLPPMPSIPPIPVPPPVPTLPPVPPVPPIPPVPPVPPMTPMPPMSGMPPMNPPPVAPLPAGMNGSGAAVNMNSGLNPLFIGPMNPVNPIQMNSQSSVKPIPINPDDLYVSVHGMPFSATESDVKDFFLGLRVDAVHMLKDHVGRNNGNGLVKFFSPQDTFEALKRNRMLMIQRYVEVSPATERQWVAAGGHITFKQTLGPSGQSHPPPPQAHSRSKSPSGQKRSRSRSPHEQGFCVYLKGLPFESENRHVIDFFKKLDIVEDSIYIAYGPNGKAIGEGFVEFRNEADYKAALCHHKQYIGNRFIQVHPITKKAMLEKIDLIRKRLQSYSYDQREILLNAEGDAGSPKLCAHISNIPYNITKMEILQFLEGLAVEENAVQILVDNNGQGLGQALVQFKAEDDARKAERLHRKKLNGRDVVLRLITLEEMRDIERNPPSQGKKLLKIPIQGNAAVPGAQGSGGDEHAFLGGNSKDANNGPPFNFPGNFSGSGSFGPPLPPPGVGGFPDSRPGIPTVAASGLPGAGVEVPGFAGGPGNLSGPAGFAGGPQTFGNGPGNVSGPPAFGAGPPGIAGGHGHMSGPPGFGPGPGNIHVGGPPGFATASGKPGPTVIKVQNMPFTVSVDEILDFFYGYQVIPGSVCLKYNEKGMPTGEAMVAFESRDEAMAAVVDLNDRPIGSRKVKLVLG, encoded by the coding sequence ATGGCTGTGGTCATCCGCTTGCAAGGTCTCCCGATTGTGGCGGGGACCATGGACATTCGCCACTTCTTCTCTGGATTGACCATCCCTGATGGGGGCGTGCATATTGTAGGGGGTGAACTGGGTGAGGCTTTCATCGTTTTTGCCACTGATGAAGATGCCAGGCTTGGTATGATGCGCACAGGTGGTACAATTAAAGGGTCGAAAGTAACGCTGTTGCTGAGcagtaaaactgaaatgcagaacaTGATAGAACTCAGTCGTAGGCGTTTTGAAACTGCCAATCTAGATATGCCACCAGCAAATGCTAGCAGGTCAGGACCCCCGCCTAGTTCTGGAATGAGTGGAAGGGTTAACTTACCTACTACTGTACCTAACTTTAATAATCCTTCTCCTAGTGTAGTAACTGCTGCTACTACTGTGCACGAAAGCAATAAAAACATACCCACATTTTCTACTGCCAGTATGGGGAGTGCACCTCCAAATCTTGGGAGTACCTTTGGTAGCCCAACCTTTAGCTCAACTATACCTAGCACAGCATCCCCAATGAACACAGTACCTCCTCCACCAATCCCTCCTATACCAGCTATGCCATCTTTGCCACCAATGCCTTCTATTCCCCCTATACCTGTTCCACCTCCTGTACCCACTTTGCCTCCTGTTCCTCCGGTTCCTCCAATACCCCCTGTGCCCCCTGTACCTCCAATGACACCTATGCCTCCCATGTCAGGAATGCCTCCTATGAATCCTCCACCCGTAGCACCTTTACCTGCTGGAATGAATGGGTCTGGAGCAGCAGTGAATATGAACAGCGGCTTGAATCCATTGTTTATTGGTCCCATGAATCCTGTAAATCCTATCCAGATGAATTCTCAAAGTAGTGTCAAGCCAATTCCAATCAATCCAGATGATTTATATGTCAGCGTTCATGGAATGCCCTTTTCTGCAACAGAATCTGATGTGAAAGACTTTTTCCTTGGGCTCCGTGTGGATGCGGTCCATATGCTGAAGGATCATGTAGGTCGGAATAATGGAAATGGACTAGTTaagtttttttctcctcaagacACGTTTGAAGCACTGAAGCGAAACAGAATGCTGATGATTCAGCGCTATGTTGAAGTTAGTCCTGCAACAGAGAGACAGTGGGTGGCTGCTGGAGGCCACATAACTTTCAAGCAAACCCTTGGTCCCTCTGGGCAGTCTCACCCACCTCCTCCCCAGGCTCATTCTAGGTCCAAATCTCCTAGCGGACAGAAAAGGTCACGGTCGAGATCGCCCCATGAGCAGGGTTTCTGTGTCTATTTGAAAGGTCTTCCCTTTGAATCGGAGAATAGACATgtgatagatttttttaaaaagctggatATAGTTGAAGACAGCATTTATATAGCTTATGGACCTAATGGGAAGGCGATCGGAGAGGGGTTTGTTGAATTCAGGAATGAAGCCGATTATAAAGCAGCTTTGTGTCATCATAAGCAGTACATAGGGAATCGCTTTATTCAAGTTCATCCAATTACTAAAAAGGCAATGTTAGAAAAGATAGATTTGATTCGTAAAAGGTTACAGAGCTACAGCTATGACCAGAGAGAAATCCTCCTGAATGCTGAGGGAGATGCAGGCTCACCAAAATTGTGTGCACATATATCTAATATTCCATACAACATAACAAAAATGGAAATCCTTCAGTTTTTAGAGGGACTGGCAGTAGAAGAAAATGCTGTACAGATTCTTGTTGATAATAATGGGCAAGGTTTAGGACAAGCTCTGGTTCAGTTTAAAGCTGAAGATGATGCTCGTAAGGCAGAACGTTTGCACCGTAAAAAACTGAATGGAAGAGATGTTGTTTTGCGTTTGATAACTCTAGAAGAAATGAGAGACATTGAGAGAAACCCACCATCTCAAGGGAAAAAGCTACTGAAAATCCCGATCCAAGGAAACGCGGCTGTGCCGGGAGCACAGGGTTCTGGTGGGGATGAGCATGCTTTCTTGGGGGGAAATTCGAAAGATGCAAACAATGGTCCTCCGTTTAATTTCCCTGGTAACTTCAGCGGGTCTGGCTCATTTGGTCCCCCTCTGCCTCCGCCTGGAGTAGGTGGCTTTCCCGATTCTAGACCAGGGATACCTACAGTTGCAGCTAGCGGTTTACCTGGTGCAGGTGTTGAGGTCCCAGGTTTTGCGGGTGGCCCTGGCAATTTGAGTGGACCAGCAGGTTTTGCAGGGGGTCCTCAGACTTTCGGTAATGGTCCTGGCAATGTAAGTGGACCTCCTGCCTTTGGTGCTGGTCCTCCGGGGATTGCTGGTGGTCATGGACATATGAGTGGACCTCCAGGGTTTGGACCTGGACCAGGAAATATACATGTTGGTGGACCCCCTGGTTTTGCAACAGCCTCTGGGAAGCCAGGACCAACTGTTATTAAAGTGCAAAATATGCCCTTTACTGTTTCGGTGGATGAaattttggatttcttttatGGTTACCAAGTGATTCCTGGTTCagtgtgtttaaaatacaatgaaaaaggCATGCCCACTGGAGAAGCAATGGTTGCATTCGAGTCTCGTGATGAAGCTATGGCAGCAGTTGTTGATTTAAATGACAGGCCTATAGGCTCCAGAAAAGTAAAACTTGTTCTAGGGTAA